The genomic region GGGCCAGGCGGGCCAGCTTGGCGTGACCGCCGGGCAAGCCACCTTCGAACGGGGGCTTGCCCGCGGGCGCAGCAGCGCGCGGAGCTGGAACAGCACCACGGCGATCTCCCGCAGGCGGCCGCGGCGGGAGCCGGTTGACCCGCGCCGCGCCTGCGTCTTCGGCTGGCTGGCTGGCTGGTCAAGCGATGCAGCAGCTGTCCGCCAGTGTTGCGACGTTGCCGGGCCCTGGTGCGCGCGGTAGCGGCCGGGCGGGTACTTTACTCGGGTGAGTCTCCTTGATGATGTGGCCGAGCGCGACGGCTGGCAGTGCTGGGTGTGTGACGAACCGGTCGACCCCGACGAGTCGGTGAACGACCCGCGGGGGCCCAGTGTCGACAGCCGGACCACCGACCGGAAGGCCAAGGTCGCCGAGCGGCTCGCGCACCGCGGGTGCAACACCCGCAAGGGCGCGGTCAAGGTGGTCATCGCCTGGCCGGAGCGCCTGTACGTAGTCGAACCCGCGCCGCTGATTACCGTTGCCGAGAGGCTGGAGCGCAAGGGTGGCCGCGAGATGGTGGGCCGTTGCCCGACCAGGAAAGACGCCCAGGAGGCGGCTGATTGGCTGGTGGACCGCTTCTCCCGCCTGGTACCGGGGCTGCCGGTGACCGCCGACGTCCAGGCCGGAGGAGGCCAGTTCCTCGTCATCCTGGCCACCGGCCGCCGCTGACCGGGGATCCACCGCGCACGCTCGCCTCGAGCCTCCGCATCCCGCGCCGGCGCGGGGAGGGTTATACCGGAGGGCGGCTGAACGGTTGCCTGGACGGTTGCTTCCAGCGGCGGACCGCAGGTGTGACCGGACGGGCGGAGTGGGTGGAGATCACCAACACGACCCGCGACGCCATCAGCCTCCGCGGCTGGACCCTGCGCGATGACGACGGCAACCGGTACCGCTTCGACAACATCCGCATCAACGCCCGCGCCACGATCCGCATCCACACCGGCAACGGCCGCGACACCCGAACCGACCTGTTCCAGGACCGCCGCGACTACGTCTGGGACAACCAGGCCGACACCGCGACGCTGCGCGATGACCGTGGTCGCACGGTCGACACGGAGTCCTGGGGCCGGCGCCACCACTGACCGGGGTCAAGGTGTCGGCGGCCGCCTGGACGGCGGGCGGCCGCTGGCACCGCACCCAGTTGCGTGCCAGGTCCCGGCGGGCGTGGAAGCACGCGTTGGGCTGTCGCCGCGCCCGCGCTACCGCCGGCTTCTGGTCGTACTTCGTCGTGGTGTACCGGGCATAGACGTCACCGCGCCCCCCTCGCACACGCCATACGCCGGCAATGCGCAGGGAATCGTCGAGTCCCTGCCGCGGTCTTGAGCGCCGTGCAAGACGGGCGTGATCCCTGGACTACGCCCCCGTCGAGGGGTGGTCGGCCGTGGCAGGCCCGCTCCGCTGACCGGCGATGATTGATGCGTGCGGGCTGGGCAGTGGCGTCCGGCGGGTTCTCGGGGGTGGGGCAGTGATCGAGGTCGGGCAGCAGGGCGCGTTCAGCGTGAACAGTGTCGGCATGGAGCGCCAGCCGTTCCCATTGAGCTTCAGCGTCCGCGAGGCCGAGGGGCTGTGGCGGGTGAGCGCCGGTGCCGCCCAGGCGGGCGAGCTGGTCGACCTGCTCGTGGCCGTGGCGAACGACGCGGTGGCGGTGGTGTCGCTGGAGACCAACTCCTACCTGGATGAGGACTGGCATCCGCTGCAGCCCTCGCTGATCGCGGCCGAGCTCGGCGTGCCGTGCAGGGTTCACTCCCTCGGATCCTGGGCGTCCGGCACGAACGGACTCGCGGAGGAGTTCCTGGTGATGGACCGCGGCCTCCTGCCCCGTCTCCTCGACGGCACCTGGTCGCCGTACGAGCTGACTCTGATCGACGTGCCCGCCGACGTGACCACGGAGCAGCTCGACGAGCTCGCCCTCGTGCTCGGCACGACCGGCATTGATGAGCCGCTCCTGAGTCGCCTGGGAGACTCCCGGGTCTGGTTCTCGGGCCACGACGACTGCTACGTGTTGTTGGAGACCCGCGACCCCGCCCTGTCGGCCGCGGTCCTGGCGCGGCTGCTGACCCTGCTGGCTGGCTCCGCCCTCGCCGAACTCGCCGAGAAGCCTTTCTCGCACATTCCCGAGCCCGGGCCCTGGCTACCCGAGCAACTGATCGCCACCGCACCCCACTGGATCGGAGCCCTGGGCAACGTCACCGAGGATCTGGTCACCATCAGGCTGGCTGCCCTGCCAGGCCCGTGGCGGCTGGGCGTCTCGTTCCCGCAGCAGGCCGACCTCACCGCGACGCTTGACGTACGTCACGGCACCTGGCGGATCTCGCCCGCGGAGTAACGCGAGGAGCCACCCCGGCGAGGTGCCGGGTGTCAGCGGTAGCAGGTCACGCAGCCTACGGAGCGGCACCGGTGTGACCGAGCACAGTAGTTGGCCCGACCGGCCAACTACGGCGCAGCCGCAGGTGAGCATCCCGACCGTCGGCGCGGCGCGCCTGCTCAAACGCTGTCGATGCGGTCGAGCAACGCCTCGGCCTCGGCGGTGCGGCGGTGGTCCGGGCCGAAGGCGGCCAGGCAGGCGTCTTGGGCGGCTGTGACCAGCAGGCGGGCCTCGGCGCCACGCCCCAGGCCGAGGAGGGCGGTGGCCGTGGCCAGCTCGACGGCGCCGGTTTCCGGGCGGCGCTGCTCCTGGGGCAATCGACGGCGCAGCTCGTCGGCGCGCTCCGCCTCGGCGAGAGCCTCCTCGTGGCGGTCCTGGCCGTTGAGGCTGCGGGCCAGACCGAGACGCAGGACCAGGGTGAAGCGGTCCAGTACGCGATGAGCGGCAAGTGCCTCGCGCGCCAGCGCCTCCGCCTCCGGGTGGCGGCCCAGCGCGGTAAGGGCGTAAATCTGCCCATTGCGGGCGGCCGTTGCTATGAGCGGCATGTCCGGCCCTGCCCAGCGGGCTGCGACCCGGGCGACGGCCGCGCACTCTGCCTCGCATTCGGCGTGTCGGGCGAGTGAGCTCAGCGCCTGGGCGCGGTCCGAGCGCAGTTTCAGGGTCTGCGGGTGTTCGGCGCCGAAGATCCTTCCGAAGACCGGCAGCAGTGCATCGTATGTGGTGACGGCATCGGCATGGCGGCCTTGAGCGCCCGCAGCGAGCGCGGCGATACCCAGTGCCAACGGCGCGTACGTGTCGTCGCGCGGCCGGGACCGGGCCGCAGCCACGGAGCGTGCCTCGGCCTCAGCCTCGGCATAACGCCCCGCCTGGTACAAGGCCATGGCCTGGGCCAACGGGGTTCTCGTCGTCTGGCCAGCTTCGCCTCGGCCACGCCACCAAAAGAGTTTCATGCCCGGAGCATACGAATGCTGCGAACACCCACTCGGCAAGGCCTGGTGTATGGGTTCGAGCCCACGGGAGGCCAACTCAGACGCCACCCGGGCCAGATGGAACACTCGATGGACGCGGTCGCGGCCCACGTCGACGCTCTTCGCCGTCCCTCACCCTGAGCGCACGGACGTATGGGTGGCGCGGACCTTTGGACACCCGCCCGCCGACCCTCTACCGGCGGCGGCCCTGATGGCCCTGACAGCCTGATCAGGATGATCCACGCGCTACCCTGCGGGCCAACTATCACGCTCAGAGGCTTCCCAATGGAGAAGTCAAGCCGCAGAACCCGTGCTGATGGCCGGTAGCCTGACTGCCTGACAGCCACACCTTCCCTTGGAAAAGAAGTTCAGGATGCACATCCTGGAAGATCCATCCGAGCTCTCGGCACGCGCACAAGACCTCCTGCGTCGCTCAGCCCGGCGTGAGTGCCCCTCTCGGTTCGGCTGCCGATAGAGCTCTGGCAAGTGCGTGACCACTCGGGGAAACTCGTCCCCGCTCCCATGGATCTCATCATCCGATACGAGGGATTCGAGCAGAAGTTCGGAGGCCTGCGCTACGAGGTACGCCGTAGCTGGGTTGTGAACGGGGATCGGTACGAGACGGGCCTTACCCCCGGATTCTGAACACGTCTATGCGGCTTGGGTCAGGGTAGTTGCTGTTGGTTGGGAGTCGTTCTCGTAGGCGGTCGGAGATCGCTGGCCGAGGCGGGAGTGCCTGCGTCGGGTGTTGTATCGGGTCAGCCAGCGGAAGGCGTTGAGCCTGGCCTCACGCTCGCTCGACCAGGCCTTCCGGCCTTTGAGCGTCTCCCTCTTGAAGGCGGCATTGAAGCTTTCCGCAGCAGCGTTGTCCGCGCTGGACTCGACCGCGCCCATGCTCTGCCGGACCCCTGCTGACCTGCAGATCTCAGCGAAGGCCCTGCTCGTGTATTGGGCGAGTTCAACCAGTCGTTGCAACACCGGGCTGTTGCAGCGAGCGTAGCTGCTCTTCGAAGACCTCGGCCGGCGTCCGCCAGCCGAGGACCTTGCGGGGCCGGTTGTTGATCGCCGTGGCGACGGCTTCGAGGTCCGTGGACGACCAGCGGGAGAGATCAGTGCCCTTCGGGAAGTACTGACGCAGTAGCCCGTTCGTGTTCTCGTTTGTCGGTCGTTGCCAGGGCGAGTGCGGATCGGCGAAGAACACCTTTGTCCCGGTATCGAGAGCGAACTGGGCATGACCGGAGAGTTCCTTCCCACGGTCCCAGGTGAGGGTCTTGCGTAGCTGCTCGGGCAGCTGCGTCATCGACGTGGTGAGCGCCGCGTTCATCGCGATCGCGCCATAGCCGCCGAGCGGGGGGCCGTTCTTCACGGGCGGGCTCGCGCCCCAGCCATCGAGCCGAGGCAGGTGCACCAGGAGCGTGGAGCGGCTGCTGCGCTCGACAAGCGTGCCGATCGCGGAGCGGCCCGTCCCGATGATCAAATCGCCTTCCCAGTGTCCAGGGACCGCGCGGTCCCCGGCCTCGGCGGGGCGTTCACTGAGGATGACGTCCGCGGTGACATGCCCCTGAGGCCTGTTCTGCGACCGTGCACGGGGAACCCGCAGCGCCCGGCCGGTGCGCAGACACGTGACCAGTTCCCGCTTGAGCGCGCCACGGCCTTCGATGAACAGCGCCTGGTAGATCGCTTCGTGGCTGATGCGCATGGACTCATCATCGGGGAAGTCGACAGGGAGCCGGTGCGAGATCTGCTCCGGGCTCCATGCCGTCGCCCACCGCCTGTCCTGCCGATGCGGCTTGTTCAGCCCTTTCCACCCAGGCGTCTTTGGCCCGGTGACGATCATGCCGTCGGGGCGACGGACGCTGCCGGCGAGCCGCTCCTGCACGTACTCACGCAACCTTTCGTCGCCTGCGAGCTTCGCGGTCTTCGGGCGCTTCGCAGCCTGCTGCGCTTTCCACTGCGCCACCAGAGCCCGGTAGACCGGTTTGCCGCCCCGGGTCGCCGCGTTGCGGCGCAGCTCGCGTGAGATCGTGCCCGCGTCGCGGCCGGTCCTGCGAGCGATCTCCCGCACGCCGAACTCCTGGGCGCGCAGCAGCGCGATCTCCTCACGCTCAGCGAACGACAGATAGCGGCCGGTGGGCTCATCCAGGCTGATCGGCGGCATCCCGCCAGCGTGACGGAACCATCGGGTTCCGACCGGACATGAAACGCCAACAGCCACCGCGGCCTCTGCCGTCGTCACTCCCGACGCGATCCGCTGCCAGAAGTGGCGCTGCACTGCACGAGACGGCTCCGGCCGACCCGGTGAACGCATCGGCGGTCGCATCGCCCGATCCGCCGCCCACTGCCGTCGCGCTCCCGCAGGCGCCTTCGGCACCTTCTGCTGCTGGTCTTGTCCCATCGCACACCTCCGTGATCAAGGTGTTGCGACGACCAGTTGAATCCGCCTTGGGATCCGTGATCCGTGTGCATGACCGCTCCGGCCAGGCTCCCGCGGGTTCGCCCGGCTGCTGTCAGGGCGTCGGTGACGAGTTCTGTGCGCATGTGGTCGGCGATGGCCCATCCGGCCAGCCGACGTGAGGCGAGGCCGATGACGGTCGCGAGGCAGAGCGGCTTCGAGCCGCTGACCGGCAGATACGTGATGTCGCCGGCGTACTTCGTGTTCACCGCGGCCGCGGTGAAGTCACGGCCGATCAGATCCGGCGCCTTCGGCGCCGCCTGGTCCGCAACGGTGGTCCGGTGCCGACGCCGCAGACGGACACCCCCGACTCCGATGGTCCGCATAATGCTGGCGACGCGTTTGTGGTTGATCCGTTCCCCCTCGTCGCGGAGTTCCGCCGTGATCCTGGGGGCGCCGTAGGTGCCGTCGGAGTCCTGGTGAACCTTGCGTATCCGGGCCGCGAGCCCGGCCTCGGCGATCTGCCGGGCCGCCCTTGCGGCTGCGGTGCGGCGCCAGTAGCAGAAGCTCGGGCGAGAGATGCCCGGCATCGAACACAACCGCGTGACGCCGAACCGGCGCTGATGATCTCCAACGAACTGGCAGCGGTTCAGGGGTTGTCAATCAACTACTGCCTGATTTGATCTTGTTGTCGTGGTCGGTGATCACCTTTTGCAGAGCTTCGAGTGTGCGTGGTGGATGCGTCTGTGGGGTGAGTGTGGGGGTGAGGCCGGTTCCGGCGAAGGCCAGCAGTGGCCTGCTCGTCATGGCGTGGTAGCTCAGCGTGTTGCGGTCGTGCCCGAGGATCTTGCCCATCAGGGTCAGGGTGACGGTGTTGCGGCTTCTGAGTAGGGCGACCAGGACGCGGTGGCGGTGGTCGAGGATGCCGAATCCGGGGTTGCGGCCGCGCCGGTCCCGCCCTTCGCTCTGGCGCTGGGCCTCGGCCAGGATCTGGCGGCACGGTTCGAGCTGGAGCACGAGCTGGTCGAACTCCTCGCGTGTCAGGCCGGTCAGGACCGGGTGGGTGAGGAGGAAAGTCGCCTCGGCCGGGATCGGCGGCGGTGCTGGCTCGGGTGCGGACCGGGCAGCTTGTGCGGGGTCGTGCGGGGTGATCGTGTAGTTCCACTCGCCATGGAACTCGTCGCGGGTGACGCGCTCCGTGATCGCTTTGCGGTCGGCCCGGGTGAGTTTGCGGCCGGTGGGGTAGGTGTTCTCGTCCAGCGCGGCTTTGACGGTCAGTCCGGTGCGGGTCCGGGTCGCCGAAATCGTCTGGATCAGTACTTCGTAGCTGGTCAGGGGCCGGCCGCGCAGGCTGTGGGTGATGCGGGAGAACAGGCGGTGTTCGACCTTGTTCCACTTCGATGTCCCGGGCCAATGCCGTTGCTTGAGTTAGTGAACTATCGCGGGATGCAGCGTGATGACCTTGGGTTTGACCCGGCGTGTGGGTTGCCGGTCCCGGGTGTTGATCCGGTAGGAGAGCTTGGAGGAGTACTTCGAGTCCGGCCGCTTCAGGTGCCGGTCCGCCTCGCGTAGACGCCGGGTGCCGTTGTCCAGCTTGCGGTGCACCTTCGCCGCAAGTACGGCCAGGAACGTCTTGATCTTCTTGGGTGTGTCCGCGCACTGGCGGACCACGCTGCGGCGTGTGTGCTTGAGGACTTTGACGAACGACACCCGGTCCGGGTCGATACCGTTGTCGTCAGCCAGCTTCATGACGACCCGGGTCAGGCAGTGGTGCACCGTCAGATGCGCCCAGACCTCCTGCCGGACAAGGGCGGGGTCGCCAGAACGCAGGACTTCGGCCGGTCCGCGCTGGAACGTCTTGATCTGCCGAAACGCCGACTCCGCCTCCCATCTTTCCCGGTACAGAGCTGACAGCTCCGACGCCGGATACTCCACCGGGTCCAGCAGGTCGGTCAGCAGCCTGACCACCTCACCGCCGTTGACGCGGTA from Streptomyces sp. NBC_00190 harbors:
- a CDS encoding lamin tail domain-containing protein: MTGRAEWVEITNTTRDAISLRGWTLRDDDGNRYRFDNIRINARATIRIHTGNGRDTRTDLFQDRRDYVWDNQADTATLRDDRGRTVDTESWGRRHH
- a CDS encoding tetratricopeptide repeat protein, with the protein product MALYQAGRYAEAEAEARSVAAARSRPRDDTYAPLALGIAALAAGAQGRHADAVTTYDALLPVFGRIFGAEHPQTLKLRSDRAQALSSLARHAECEAECAAVARVAARWAGPDMPLIATAARNGQIYALTALGRHPEAEALAREALAAHRVLDRFTLVLRLGLARSLNGQDRHEEALAEAERADELRRRLPQEQRRPETGAVELATATALLGLGRGAEARLLVTAAQDACLAAFGPDHRRTAEAEALLDRIDSV
- a CDS encoding IS30 family transposase, producing the protein MRPPMRSPGRPEPSRAVQRHFWQRIASGVTTAEAAVAVGVSCPVGTRWFRHAGGMPPISLDEPTGRYLSFAEREEIALLRAQEFGVREIARRTGRDAGTISRELRRNAATRGGKPVYRALVAQWKAQQAAKRPKTAKLAGDERLREYVQERLAGSVRRPDGMIVTGPKTPGWKGLNKPHRQDRRWATAWSPEQISHRLPVDFPDDESMRISHEAIYQALFIEGRGALKRELVTCLRTGRALRVPRARSQNRPQGHVTADVILSERPAEAGDRAVPGHWEGDLIIGTGRSAIGTLVERSSRSTLLVHLPRLDGWGASPPVKNGPPLGGYGAIAMNAALTTSMTQLPEQLRKTLTWDRGKELSGHAQFALDTGTKVFFADPHSPWQRPTNENTNGLLRQYFPKGTDLSRWSSTDLEAVATAINNRPRKVLGWRTPAEVFEEQLRSLQQPGVATTG
- a CDS encoding IS3 family transposase, with the translated sequence MNRCQFVGDHQRRFGVTRLCSMPGISRPSFCYWRRTAAARAARQIAEAGLAARIRKVHQDSDGTYGAPRITAELRDEGERINHKRVASIMRTIGVGGVRLRRRHRTTVADQAAPKAPDLIGRDFTAAAVNTKYAGDITYLPVSGSKPLCLATVIGLASRRLAGWAIADHMRTELVTDALTAAGRTRGSLAGAVMHTDHGSQGGFNWSSQHLDHGGVRWDKTSSRRCRRRLRERDGSGRRIGRCDRRCVHRVGRSRLVQCSATSGSGSRRE